Proteins from a single region of Geothrix sp. PMB-07:
- a CDS encoding chemotaxis protein CheA has translation MTGGTLLDQSFDDVWAECEDLFAQARKTLVGLKETQPAHVVQASVNALFRTTHTLKGMAGMLGFPSFSRAAHRMEDIFDLMRQGRLRSTDSLVETLEAGMMALESGLNGLRRGRPEPEDYLSPLRKQLGELEALARPTEGGAQDLTSMLDLPPEALKALSEYERTRVTALLMSGMPIHGATICLEFATFDERLRVLNEALAGLGELISTLPCDAPEDREGMGFLLLAGCPALDPAMLPTLEGELVGTALLADPSRVPDSLRNPPTLAVEEVVPPIPVVEPESAAPQAPHAQEVEILRLPAHRVEALEARLMAVGQLRDAASQLLHKGMDIRDDRPSALMAQIQDGLLEVQKSLLQMRMLRVESLFARIEPMVKSLSRDTGKPVKLTFQGSDLELERGLLGRLTDPFLHLVRNAVDHGLETPSERLALGKSEAGSIRISASQRGRNIRFDIRDDGRGFDLARIEARGVALGLLKAGQAHTPERLHRLTLEPGFSTQERASQISGRGVGMDVVRAEIEALGGEIHLSSEARRGSLIRLSIPLSRAVASCLKVRCDRQSFGIPLVNVVRVQAGDQVHRGGDQVQVFGNSIPLESLQACLGLPEPDGQRSFVVLSTQGASARSVEVAIGVDAILGRGEVLLRSLPELAHAAGIMGGSPQEDGILWVLDPEATLSLAMNSLMRRVANV, from the coding sequence ATGACCGGGGGCACCCTTTTGGACCAATCCTTCGATGATGTCTGGGCAGAGTGTGAGGACCTGTTCGCGCAGGCCCGGAAGACCCTTGTCGGCCTGAAGGAAACGCAGCCCGCCCACGTGGTGCAGGCCTCGGTGAACGCATTGTTCCGCACCACCCATACCCTCAAGGGCATGGCGGGCATGCTGGGGTTCCCCAGCTTCAGCCGCGCGGCCCACCGCATGGAGGATATCTTCGACCTCATGCGCCAGGGGCGGCTACGCTCCACAGATTCCCTGGTGGAAACCCTCGAGGCCGGGATGATGGCCCTGGAATCGGGTTTGAACGGCCTGCGCCGGGGACGCCCAGAGCCCGAGGACTACTTGTCCCCTCTGCGCAAGCAGCTGGGGGAACTGGAGGCCCTGGCCCGCCCCACGGAAGGGGGTGCCCAGGATCTGACCTCCATGCTGGATCTGCCGCCGGAGGCGCTGAAGGCCCTTTCGGAGTATGAGCGGACGCGGGTGACGGCCCTGCTCATGAGCGGCATGCCCATCCACGGAGCCACCATCTGCCTGGAGTTCGCCACCTTCGATGAGCGTCTGCGGGTTCTGAACGAGGCGCTGGCGGGTTTGGGGGAACTCATCTCCACGCTGCCCTGCGATGCGCCGGAGGACCGCGAGGGCATGGGCTTCCTCCTGCTGGCCGGTTGTCCCGCCCTCGATCCGGCCATGCTTCCCACCCTTGAAGGGGAACTGGTCGGCACCGCCCTGCTGGCCGATCCCAGCCGGGTGCCGGACAGCCTGAGGAATCCACCCACCCTTGCGGTGGAGGAGGTTGTTCCGCCGATTCCGGTGGTGGAACCCGAGTCTGCCGCTCCGCAAGCGCCCCATGCCCAGGAAGTGGAGATCCTCCGTTTGCCGGCCCATCGAGTGGAGGCCTTGGAAGCCCGGCTGATGGCCGTGGGCCAGCTGCGGGATGCGGCCAGCCAGCTGCTGCACAAGGGCATGGATATCCGCGATGACCGTCCTTCAGCCCTCATGGCCCAGATCCAGGACGGCCTCCTGGAGGTTCAGAAATCCCTGCTGCAGATGCGCATGCTCCGGGTCGAGAGCCTCTTCGCCCGTATTGAGCCCATGGTGAAGAGCCTCAGCCGAGACACGGGCAAACCCGTGAAACTGACTTTTCAGGGCAGCGATCTGGAGTTGGAACGGGGCCTGCTGGGCAGGCTCACCGACCCCTTCCTGCATCTGGTTCGCAATGCGGTGGACCATGGGCTGGAGACACCTTCCGAGCGCCTGGCCTTGGGAAAAAGTGAGGCTGGTTCCATCCGCATTTCCGCCTCCCAGCGGGGGCGAAACATCCGCTTCGACATCCGTGATGATGGGCGGGGCTTCGATCTGGCGCGCATCGAGGCCCGTGGTGTGGCGCTGGGTCTGCTGAAGGCCGGGCAGGCGCACACGCCTGAACGGCTGCACCGACTGACCTTGGAACCCGGGTTCTCCACCCAGGAGCGGGCCTCTCAGATTTCCGGACGGGGCGTGGGCATGGATGTGGTCAGGGCGGAGATCGAGGCGCTGGGCGGAGAGATCCACCTTTCCAGCGAAGCGCGGCGGGGCAGCCTCATCCGACTGAGCATCCCCCTCAGTCGGGCGGTGGCGAGTTGCCTGAAGGTGCGCTGCGACCGCCAGTCCTTCGGCATCCCCCTGGTGAATGTGGTTCGGGTGCAAGCAGGCGATCAGGTCCACCGGGGTGGGGATCAAGTGCAGGTGTTCGGCAATTCCATTCCCCTGGAATCCCTTCAGGCGTGTCTGGGGCTGCCAGAACCGGATGGCCAGCGTTCCTTCGTGGTGTTGAGCACCCAGGGGGCCTCGGCTCGGAGCGTGGAAGTGGCCATCGGCGTCGATGCCATCCTGGGGCGCGGGGAAGTCCTGCTAAGAAGCTTGCCTGAACTGGCCCACGCGGCGGGCATCATGGGAGGCAGTCCCCAGGAGGATGGCATCCTCTGGGTGCTGGATCCGGAGGCCACGCTGAGCCTGGCCATGAACTCCCTCATGCGGCGGGTGGCCAATGTCTGA
- a CDS encoding chemotaxis protein CheW codes for MSEHRTWLHAKAAGMDLLIATSDLREVVASAPISPLPGRPAGIAGVVVYEGEFLPVLAWNELPGCAAPPGQPVALAVLRPRLGIPLERLIGTTDLPHGILREPEESDPALPWLGGIAQEEDQIFRLLDADRLVALLRRFRGEH; via the coding sequence ATGTCTGAGCATCGCACCTGGCTGCACGCCAAGGCCGCAGGCATGGATCTGCTCATTGCCACGTCGGATCTGCGGGAAGTGGTCGCCTCCGCGCCCATTTCGCCCCTGCCGGGCCGACCCGCAGGCATCGCGGGGGTGGTGGTGTACGAGGGCGAATTCCTGCCTGTGTTGGCCTGGAATGAACTCCCGGGGTGCGCGGCACCCCCGGGCCAGCCCGTGGCCTTGGCCGTGCTGCGGCCCCGGCTGGGCATTCCGCTGGAGCGCCTCATCGGCACCACGGATCTGCCTCACGGCATTCTGCGGGAGCCGGAAGAAAGCGACCCGGCACTTCCATGGCTGGGGGGCATCGCCCAAGAGGAAGATCAGATTTTCCGCCTGCTGGATGCGGACCGCCTCGTGGCGCTGCTGCGTCGCTTCAGGGGTGAACACTGA
- a CDS encoding beta-ketoacyl-ACP synthase III, which translates to MNRRLSAPVGITATGQCFPPRVVTNDDLSKIMETNDEWIRSRTGIGQRRWVEPGVGASHLGAPALQMALDNRGIKASELDMILVTTVTPDTLFPATACRIQQMVGAENAFGFDLNAACSGFLFALTTACSLVAAGGVKRIGIVGVDIMSTIINKEDRATAVLFGDGAGAVIVERVEEGLGILDFEHRIDGSGGCFLYMPAGGSLKPATAETVAAKEHYVHQAGSEVFKNAVREMADNSRMLMDRNGFTGDQLKLFVPHQANIRIMDAAAKRLELDPSRMMVNIDKYANTTTATIPTALHQAFEQKRMAKGDLVALAAFGAGFTWGATLLRWAY; encoded by the coding sequence TTGAACCGTCGTCTTTCCGCCCCCGTTGGCATCACCGCTACCGGCCAGTGTTTTCCTCCCCGGGTGGTCACCAATGATGATCTGTCCAAGATCATGGAAACCAATGACGAGTGGATCCGCAGCCGCACGGGCATCGGCCAGCGCCGCTGGGTCGAGCCGGGCGTCGGGGCTTCCCATCTCGGCGCTCCGGCCCTGCAGATGGCCCTGGACAACCGCGGCATCAAGGCCTCTGAGCTGGACATGATTCTCGTCACCACGGTGACGCCCGATACGCTCTTCCCGGCCACGGCCTGCCGCATCCAGCAGATGGTTGGCGCCGAGAACGCCTTTGGCTTTGATCTGAACGCAGCCTGCTCGGGCTTCCTCTTTGCGCTCACCACCGCCTGCAGCCTGGTCGCCGCGGGTGGCGTAAAACGCATCGGCATTGTCGGCGTGGACATCATGTCCACCATCATCAACAAGGAAGATCGCGCCACGGCCGTGCTGTTCGGCGATGGCGCCGGAGCGGTCATCGTAGAGCGCGTGGAGGAGGGCCTGGGCATTCTGGATTTCGAGCACCGGATCGATGGCTCGGGCGGCTGCTTCCTCTACATGCCAGCGGGTGGCTCGCTGAAGCCGGCCACCGCCGAGACCGTGGCGGCCAAGGAGCACTATGTGCACCAGGCCGGCAGCGAGGTCTTCAAGAACGCCGTGCGCGAAATGGCGGACAACAGCCGCATGCTCATGGACCGGAACGGCTTCACGGGCGACCAGCTCAAGCTCTTCGTGCCCCACCAGGCCAACATCCGCATCATGGATGCCGCCGCCAAGCGGCTGGAACTGGATCCCTCCCGTATGATGGTCAACATCGACAAATACGCCAACACCACCACGGCCACCATCCCCACGGCCCTGCACCAGGCCTTCGAGCAGAAGCGCATGGCCAAGGGCGACCTGGTGGCGCTGGCGGCCTTCGGCGCCGGATTCACCTGGGGAGCCACACTCCTCCGCTGGGCCTACTGA
- a CDS encoding RsmD family RNA methyltransferase, protein MRVRPTADRAREALFSILQRWPSGAFLDLCAGTGAVGIEAHSRGYAPVVCVEAAEPGWSCLRKNLGDLPVKAVQADLRKLAAGAFQDQAVIFLDPPYELAPSFWTRLAPVLRAWMAPDGILVFETDRNTALELQPGWTLAETREYGAARFHLWIPA, encoded by the coding sequence TTGCGCGTCCGCCCCACGGCGGACCGAGCCCGGGAGGCCCTCTTCTCCATCCTCCAGAGATGGCCGAGCGGCGCCTTCCTGGACCTCTGTGCAGGCACCGGGGCCGTGGGAATCGAGGCGCATTCCAGGGGGTACGCCCCCGTGGTGTGCGTGGAGGCCGCCGAACCAGGCTGGTCCTGCCTTCGTAAAAACCTGGGGGATTTGCCCGTGAAGGCGGTCCAGGCCGACCTCCGGAAACTGGCCGCCGGGGCATTCCAGGATCAGGCGGTGATCTTCCTGGATCCGCCCTATGAACTGGCCCCGTCCTTCTGGACCCGGCTGGCTCCGGTGCTGCGGGCCTGGATGGCCCCCGATGGGATCCTTGTTTTTGAAACGGACAGGAATACTGCGCTGGAATTACAGCCCGGGTGGACCCTGGCCGAAACACGCGAATATGGCGCTGCCCGATTCCATCTCTGGATCCCTGCCTGA
- a CDS encoding methyl-accepting chemotaxis protein, with protein sequence MILSRLRKGVGLIWVVGFTVAGILFLLTSPPGFHLTVKGMVGLLVLLSCILWVSFYNINQLGKILSEQALGPDLYRPITRFPQSSSILFFLLAFGLSAASYLWVKLYLAQSLWVSFITMAMFMLLAGLGGICHYFVAKQSLMKVFRILAGQPGFADSMARFTTSLRAKFGFGILGITGGVLLLSILVSGLTLQSSIRTKVTSYAKNELANLADSVTFVTEMNTTPEDLDAFLGTLKLGAGGGVSLKLPASKGGAILGSKIQPGGGGDILVIQSLPDGSELRAVILEGEYADAIWKALRPNLAILALAAIFLTYFIPHILRDVQHPLVLLSRNTQEVGEGRIDRLEPVYSDDEVASLVKGFGHMVGSLRGMVVQIRSASRDLAKASALIRESGDGVRQSNQGQRELIEAFHQEINELTDTSIGISASSMELSLASESTNTTIVEMAASVQQINLSMDELLMVVEGITSAIRDFDIAIKNVGKNVDHLAGHAEHTKEFAENLEQSTSAIDDSVKIAQRYTKKVIHNASRGMELVARNREKIQVIERVVQDFHGTTRTLLQLGADIAKILDYIGDHAQQTNLLALNAAIIASQGGGVGDGQARGFSVVADEIKQLSEQTSRSTQEIQQIIGTLQSEIRKAYQQVELGLDAVRDGAESVSQSQEALQAILESVSETDSVVESILSETIQQAGQASLIHEANRNIHNQVETIRSVIAEQQQTSNYILSLAMNVQQATAVVRDSTKEQSIGSDEIAKATEQVRALASNLHEILARQEDHVISLKETMNRVLGKAMESERAIEASSGAVEQLGAQVHMLNREVNLFKL encoded by the coding sequence TTGATTCTCTCCCGCCTCCGGAAGGGGGTGGGCCTCATCTGGGTGGTGGGGTTCACCGTGGCAGGGATCCTCTTCCTGCTGACGTCCCCTCCGGGCTTCCACCTCACGGTCAAGGGGATGGTCGGCCTGCTGGTGTTGCTGAGCTGCATTCTTTGGGTCAGCTTCTACAACATCAACCAACTCGGGAAGATCCTATCGGAACAGGCCCTGGGCCCCGATCTCTACCGCCCCATCACGCGGTTCCCGCAATCGTCGTCCATCCTCTTCTTCCTTCTGGCCTTCGGCCTTAGCGCCGCATCTTACCTATGGGTGAAGCTCTACCTCGCTCAGAGCCTGTGGGTGAGCTTCATCACCATGGCCATGTTCATGCTGCTGGCCGGGCTGGGCGGCATCTGCCACTACTTCGTGGCCAAGCAGAGCCTGATGAAGGTCTTCCGGATCCTCGCAGGGCAGCCGGGCTTTGCGGATTCCATGGCGCGGTTCACCACCAGCCTGAGGGCCAAGTTCGGCTTCGGCATCCTGGGCATTACGGGGGGGGTGCTGCTGCTCTCCATCCTCGTTTCCGGCCTGACGCTGCAGTCATCGATCCGCACCAAAGTCACCAGCTATGCCAAGAACGAGCTGGCCAACCTGGCGGATTCGGTCACCTTCGTCACCGAGATGAACACCACGCCAGAGGACCTGGACGCCTTCCTCGGCACCCTGAAGCTGGGAGCAGGCGGGGGCGTGTCCCTCAAACTGCCCGCCTCCAAAGGGGGTGCCATCCTTGGCTCCAAGATCCAGCCTGGGGGCGGAGGCGACATCCTGGTGATTCAGTCGCTGCCGGATGGATCAGAGCTGAGGGCGGTCATCCTGGAGGGCGAGTACGCGGACGCCATCTGGAAGGCGCTGCGGCCCAATCTCGCCATCCTGGCGCTGGCAGCGATCTTCCTCACCTACTTCATTCCCCACATCCTCCGGGACGTCCAACATCCTCTGGTGCTCCTGAGCCGGAACACCCAGGAAGTGGGGGAAGGGCGCATCGACCGGCTTGAGCCGGTCTACAGCGACGATGAGGTGGCCTCCCTGGTCAAGGGCTTCGGGCACATGGTGGGCAGCCTCCGGGGCATGGTGGTTCAGATCCGCTCCGCCAGCCGCGACCTGGCCAAGGCCTCGGCCCTCATCCGGGAATCCGGAGACGGCGTCCGTCAGTCGAACCAAGGCCAGCGGGAGCTCATCGAAGCCTTCCACCAGGAGATCAACGAGCTGACGGACACCTCCATCGGCATCAGCGCCAGTTCCATGGAACTCAGCCTGGCTTCGGAAAGCACCAACACCACCATCGTGGAAATGGCCGCCAGCGTTCAGCAGATCAACCTGAGCATGGACGAGCTGTTGATGGTGGTGGAGGGCATCACCTCCGCCATCCGGGATTTCGACATCGCCATCAAGAACGTGGGCAAGAACGTCGATCACCTCGCCGGGCATGCCGAGCACACCAAGGAATTTGCCGAGAACCTGGAGCAGAGCACCTCGGCCATCGACGACAGCGTCAAGATCGCCCAGCGGTACACCAAGAAGGTGATCCACAACGCCAGCCGTGGCATGGAGCTGGTGGCCCGGAACCGCGAGAAGATCCAGGTCATCGAGCGGGTGGTGCAGGATTTCCACGGAACGACCCGCACCCTGCTGCAGCTGGGCGCCGACATCGCCAAGATCCTCGATTACATCGGCGATCACGCCCAGCAGACCAACCTGCTGGCCCTCAACGCCGCCATCATCGCCTCCCAGGGAGGTGGTGTCGGGGATGGCCAGGCCCGGGGTTTCTCGGTGGTGGCCGATGAAATCAAGCAGCTCTCCGAGCAGACCTCGAGGTCCACCCAGGAGATCCAGCAGATCATAGGAACCCTGCAGTCCGAGATCCGGAAGGCCTACCAGCAGGTGGAGCTGGGCCTCGATGCAGTGCGGGATGGCGCCGAGTCCGTGAGCCAGAGCCAGGAGGCGCTCCAGGCCATCCTGGAGTCCGTGAGCGAGACCGACAGCGTGGTGGAAAGCATCCTCAGCGAGACCATTCAGCAGGCGGGGCAGGCCTCGCTCATCCATGAGGCCAACCGGAACATCCACAACCAGGTGGAGACCATCCGCTCCGTCATCGCCGAGCAGCAGCAGACCAGCAATTACATCCTGTCCCTGGCCATGAACGTCCAGCAGGCCACGGCGGTGGTGCGGGATTCCACGAAGGAACAGAGCATCGGCAGCGACGAGATTGCCAAGGCCACCGAGCAGGTGCGCGCCCTCGCAAGCAACCTGCACGAGATCCTGGCCCGGCAGGAGGACCACGTCATCTCCCTGAAGGAGACCATGAACCGGGTGCTGGGCAAGGCCATGGAAAGCGAGCGGGCCATTGAGGCCTCCAGCGGGGCCGTGGAGCAGCTGGGTGCCCAGGTCCACATGCTCAACCGCGAGGTCAACCTCTTCAAGCTCTAG